A genomic window from Candidatus Delongbacteria bacterium includes:
- a CDS encoding spore maturation protein — MLNYLWLGLVLSSVIVGFFTGRLPEVTQAAFNMAETAVTIAIGLVGVMSLWLGVMRIAEKAGIIRGLAWLLKPVFRRLFPDIPDGHPALGSILLNVSASWLGLGNAATPLGLKAMEQLQELNSVKDSASDSQVTFLAINTASITLIPSTIIAVRVTAGSASPTEIIGTTLFASGCATVVAIVASRLLRHLFPQKGAADA; from the coding sequence ATGCTGAACTATCTCTGGCTGGGGCTTGTGCTGTCCAGCGTGATCGTGGGGTTCTTCACCGGTCGCCTGCCGGAAGTCACTCAGGCGGCTTTCAACATGGCGGAGACCGCCGTCACCATCGCGATCGGGCTGGTCGGGGTGATGAGTCTCTGGCTGGGTGTGATGCGCATCGCCGAAAAGGCAGGCATCATCCGCGGCCTGGCCTGGCTGCTCAAGCCGGTCTTCCGCAGACTTTTTCCCGATATCCCCGATGGACATCCCGCGCTGGGCAGCATCCTGCTCAACGTGAGCGCTTCCTGGCTCGGCCTGGGCAATGCCGCCACCCCCCTGGGCCTGAAAGCCATGGAGCAGCTTCAGGAGCTGAATTCCGTGAAGGACAGCGCCAGCGACAGCCAGGTCACCTTCCTGGCGATCAACACCGCCAGCATCACCTTGATTCCCAGCACGATCATCGCGGTACGTGTCACAGCAGGCAGTGCCAGCCCCACGGAAATCATCGGCACCACCCTGTTCGCCTCCGGGTGCGCCACCGTGGTCGCCATCGTTGCCAGTCGCCTGCTGCGCCATCTCTTCCCGCAGAAGGGGGCCGCGGATGCCTGA
- a CDS encoding aldo/keto reductase, protein MQYRALGNTGLMVSVLGLGTGEWGDPRADEPQLEHLLARAIDLGITLIDTAPSYGLSEERLGRMLASQPQELILSTKVGYGIEGVPDWTPECIRLGVDRALRRLRRDCVDIVHLHSCPAHTLECNGVLDALHEAREAGKIRVVAYSGENEALDLALRDMRVGSVMSSLNLCDQRVLDNPRLQEGLARGCGWLVKRPLCNAVWRHAECPQRPDLAEYWRRWHALSLPTAPDTAALAMRFVLSCSTVSSAVVGIGSEAHLLSCVAAAREPALEADVMRDMRAHWHSVEQSWPGLI, encoded by the coding sequence ATGCAATACCGGGCACTGGGCAACACGGGTCTGATGGTGTCGGTCCTTGGGCTGGGAACCGGAGAGTGGGGCGATCCACGTGCCGACGAACCCCAACTGGAACACCTGCTGGCACGAGCCATCGACCTGGGCATCACGCTCATCGACACCGCTCCGTCCTACGGGCTGAGTGAAGAGCGCCTTGGCCGGATGCTGGCCAGCCAGCCCCAAGAGCTGATTCTGTCCACCAAGGTCGGCTACGGCATCGAGGGCGTGCCGGACTGGACGCCCGAATGCATCCGTCTGGGAGTGGACCGGGCGCTCAGGCGCCTGCGCCGGGACTGCGTGGACATCGTGCATCTGCATTCCTGCCCCGCGCACACTCTGGAATGCAATGGAGTGCTGGACGCCCTGCACGAGGCTCGCGAGGCCGGCAAGATCCGTGTGGTGGCCTACTCGGGCGAGAACGAGGCTCTGGACCTGGCGTTGCGGGACATGCGCGTGGGCAGTGTGATGAGCTCGCTCAACCTGTGCGACCAACGCGTACTGGACAATCCGCGCCTGCAGGAAGGCCTGGCCCGGGGCTGCGGCTGGCTTGTGAAACGCCCACTGTGCAATGCGGTCTGGCGCCACGCCGAGTGCCCCCAACGGCCGGACCTGGCCGAATATTGGAGGCGCTGGCATGCATTGTCATTGCCCACGGCCCCGGATACCGCTGCTCTGGCGATGCGTTTCGTGTTGTCCTGCAGCACCGTATCCAGCGCCGTCGTGGGCATCGGATCGGAAGCACACCTGCTGTCCTGTGTCGCCGCTGCCCGTGAACCGGCTCTGGAAGCCGATGTCATGCGTGACATGCGCGCACACTGGCATTCCGTCGAACAGAGTTGGCCCGGGCTGATCTGA
- a CDS encoding poly-gamma-glutamate hydrolase family protein: protein MSDSSFGDRPARGPSGDRYRNFAELAREQVEGQDFRIHCTPRDSWLSVIAPHGGGIEPGTLPLARSLAGTEHSFYALEGIRQGGDNNVLHITSHHFDEPRCLELLARSPRVLALHGRATRKATVCVGGRDGEFAQHLAQALEAGGFVLEELKRFSGRHPRNICNRGLRHAGVQLELGAPLRTADVRPALVALLGQALRDFGETLSKA, encoded by the coding sequence GTGAGCGACAGTTCCTTTGGCGACCGCCCCGCCAGGGGCCCTTCCGGCGATCGCTACCGGAACTTCGCGGAGCTGGCGCGCGAGCAGGTCGAGGGGCAGGACTTCCGCATCCACTGTACCCCGCGGGATTCCTGGCTGAGCGTGATCGCGCCTCACGGCGGAGGCATCGAACCGGGAACACTGCCCCTGGCACGATCCCTGGCCGGCACCGAACACAGCTTCTATGCGCTGGAAGGAATTCGGCAGGGCGGCGACAACAACGTGCTGCACATCACGAGCCACCACTTCGACGAGCCGCGCTGCCTGGAATTGCTGGCCCGCTCACCGCGTGTGCTGGCGCTGCACGGTCGTGCCACCCGCAAGGCCACGGTCTGCGTGGGGGGACGGGATGGCGAATTCGCGCAGCATCTGGCCCAGGCTCTTGAGGCCGGGGGATTCGTGCTGGAGGAGCTGAAGCGCTTTTCCGGTCGCCATCCGCGCAACATCTGCAACCGGGGTCTGCGACACGCGGGCGTGCAACTGGAGCTGGGCGCCCCCCTGCGCACGGCGGACGTGCGTCCCGCGCTGGTGGCCCTGCTTGGGCAGGCGCTGCGGGACTTCGGCGAGACGTTGAGCAAGGCGTGA
- a CDS encoding spore maturation protein, with product MPESLRTILDTVSVSLIPIFLALVPLVAITRRVKVYEEFVEGAKEGFSVALRIIPYLVAMLVAIGMFRASGALDVFARVVSPLTDLIGMPAEILPAALMRPLSGSGSLGLVTELINTHGPDSFIGRLASTLYGSTETTFYVLAVYFGSVGISRGRHAVLAGLCADLAGVLAAVFICRMMFL from the coding sequence ATGCCTGAGAGCCTGCGCACCATCCTGGACACGGTCAGCGTGTCCCTGATTCCCATTTTTCTGGCCCTGGTGCCACTGGTGGCCATCACGCGCCGGGTCAAGGTCTACGAGGAGTTTGTCGAAGGCGCCAAGGAGGGATTCTCCGTGGCCCTGAGAATCATTCCCTATCTGGTGGCCATGCTCGTGGCAATCGGCATGTTCCGGGCCAGTGGCGCGCTGGATGTCTTCGCGCGAGTGGTGTCTCCCCTGACCGACCTGATCGGGATGCCCGCCGAAATCCTGCCCGCCGCCCTGATGCGTCCTCTCTCGGGCTCGGGCAGTCTGGGCCTGGTCACCGAACTGATCAACACCCATGGCCCCGACTCCTTCATCGGCCGATTGGCTTCCACCCTCTACGGCAGCACCGAGACCACTTTCTACGTGCTGGCCGTGTACTTCGGCTCGGTGGGCATCTCGCGTGGGCGGCATGCGGTACTGGCCGGCCTGTGCGCCGACCTGGCGGGCGTGCTGGCCGCCGTGTTCATCTGCCGGATGATGTTCCTGTAA
- a CDS encoding CDGSH iron-sulfur domain-containing protein, whose translation MSAMRIAGRRPEIVTLTAGETVWWCRCGQSGNHPWCDGQHATLPRDPASDQA comes from the coding sequence ATGAGTGCCATGCGCATCGCCGGCCGCCGACCCGAGATCGTGACTCTGACCGCCGGTGAAACCGTCTGGTGGTGTCGCTGCGGCCAGTCCGGCAATCACCCTTGGTGCGATGGCCAGCATGCGACGCTGCCCCGTGACCCAGCGTCCGATCAGGCCTGA
- a CDS encoding YjbQ family protein, whose translation MVHTHEFSVATNGRGFTDLGPAVRKWLASLPRTDGLCHVFVAHTSASLILCENADPRVRQDLECWFADSVQDGDPRFRHRDEGPDDMAAHLRSVLTSNSLSLPVRSGSLALGTWQGLYLWEHRTRAHSRRVLLTLVGQ comes from the coding sequence ATGGTGCACACCCACGAATTCAGTGTTGCCACGAACGGGCGTGGATTCACGGACCTGGGCCCGGCCGTCCGCAAGTGGCTGGCGTCCCTGCCCCGGACCGACGGTCTGTGCCATGTCTTCGTGGCGCATACCAGCGCCTCGCTGATTCTGTGCGAGAACGCCGACCCGCGCGTGCGCCAGGATCTGGAGTGCTGGTTCGCCGACTCGGTCCAGGATGGTGACCCGCGATTCCGCCATCGCGATGAAGGCCCCGACGACATGGCCGCCCACCTGCGCAGCGTGCTGACCAGCAACTCGCTCAGTCTGCCCGTCCGTTCCGGCAGTCTGGCCCTGGGCACCTGGCAGGGACTGTATCTCTGGGAGCACCGTACCCGCGCCCACAGCCGGCGTGTGCTGCTGACTCTGGTGGGACAGTGA
- the gltA gene encoding NADPH-dependent glutamate synthase, with protein sequence MEPVAKARPGSVARVPMPMQEPAERIHNFQEVPTGYTPALAQREASRCLECKDPLCVRGCPVGVDIRGFVTAIRDGDFARAIHTIRQDNALPAVCGRVCPQETQCEQLCVLGKKHEPVAIGRLERFAADWEREQLPAPSVRPEPRGGRRIAVVGSGPAGLTVAGDLARLGHSVTLFEALHKAGGVLMYGIPEFRLPKAIVQEEVDRICALGVKLVTNAVIGRMITVSELLEEEGFDGVFLGVGAGLPWFLDIPGENLNGVYSANEYLTRVNLMSAWDFPNSDTPVRPARRVAVFGGGNVAMDAARTAVRLGAEEVHIIYRRSREEMPARQEEIEHALEEGVRLQLLYSPLRIGDDGAGNVRSVLCQRMELGEPDSSGRRRPLPVPNSEFELETDAVIVAIGNGANPLLTGATPQLELNRKGNIVAESGSGRTSIPGVYAGGDIVLGAATVILAMGAGRRAAAAIHHDLQVRFPGIGTTGEFHH encoded by the coding sequence ATGGAACCGGTCGCCAAAGCCCGTCCGGGCAGTGTGGCACGAGTGCCCATGCCCATGCAGGAACCGGCTGAGCGCATTCACAACTTCCAGGAAGTGCCCACGGGGTATACGCCCGCGCTGGCCCAGCGAGAGGCCAGTCGCTGCCTGGAGTGCAAGGATCCCCTGTGTGTCAGGGGCTGCCCAGTGGGCGTGGACATCCGGGGCTTCGTGACGGCGATCCGCGATGGCGACTTCGCCCGGGCAATACACACAATCCGTCAGGACAATGCCCTGCCGGCCGTCTGCGGCCGGGTCTGCCCCCAGGAAACCCAGTGCGAGCAGCTGTGTGTACTGGGCAAGAAGCACGAACCCGTGGCCATCGGCCGGCTCGAGCGATTTGCCGCCGACTGGGAACGCGAGCAGCTGCCGGCGCCCTCCGTGCGCCCCGAGCCTCGGGGTGGCAGACGCATCGCCGTGGTGGGCAGTGGCCCTGCGGGCCTGACCGTCGCCGGGGATCTGGCCCGGCTGGGGCATTCCGTGACGCTGTTCGAAGCGCTGCACAAGGCCGGGGGTGTGCTCATGTACGGCATTCCCGAGTTCCGCCTGCCCAAGGCCATCGTCCAGGAAGAGGTGGACCGCATCTGCGCTCTGGGAGTGAAACTGGTCACGAACGCGGTCATCGGCCGCATGATCACGGTCAGTGAGCTGCTCGAGGAAGAGGGATTCGACGGAGTGTTCCTGGGTGTCGGGGCCGGCCTGCCCTGGTTTCTGGACATTCCCGGAGAAAACCTGAACGGTGTCTACTCGGCCAACGAGTATCTCACGCGCGTGAATCTGATGAGCGCCTGGGACTTTCCCAATTCCGACACCCCTGTGCGTCCTGCGCGCCGTGTGGCAGTCTTCGGGGGCGGCAACGTGGCCATGGATGCGGCGCGTACCGCCGTGCGACTGGGAGCCGAGGAGGTTCACATCATCTACCGCCGCAGCCGGGAGGAAATGCCCGCGCGCCAGGAGGAGATCGAGCACGCTCTGGAAGAAGGGGTGAGGTTGCAGCTGCTGTACTCACCGCTGCGCATCGGCGATGATGGCGCGGGCAATGTGCGCTCCGTGCTCTGTCAGCGCATGGAACTGGGCGAGCCGGACAGCAGTGGACGCCGTCGCCCCCTGCCTGTGCCCAACAGCGAGTTCGAACTGGAGACCGACGCGGTGATCGTGGCCATCGGCAATGGCGCCAACCCGCTGCTGACGGGCGCCACGCCGCAGCTTGAACTCAATCGCAAGGGCAACATCGTGGCCGAATCCGGCAGCGGGCGCACCTCGATTCCGGGTGTCTACGCCGGTGGCGACATCGTGCTGGGCGCGGCCACGGTCATTCTGGCCATGGGTGCGGGCAGGCGTGCCGCAGCGGCCATCCATCACGACCTGCAGGTCAGGTTTCCCGGGATAGGCACCACGGGCGAGTTTCATCACTGA
- a CDS encoding sulfide/dihydroorotate dehydrogenase-like FAD/NAD-binding protein, whose translation MNTILRTSTLAPGIHDLHVQSPRIARKCRPGQFLMLRLYEGGERIPLTIADSDPVEGWLRLIVQTVGRTTRELVLLKPGEKILDLAGPLGHPTEIAFRGTVVCVAGGIGAAPILPIARALKAVGNRVIVILGARNAAQMILQKELELCSDRLLLCSDDGSAGLPGQVTAVLEPMLRSDSRPDQVLAIGPVAMMAAVSEMTRALAIPTIVSLNATMVDGTGMCGGCRVSIGSTTRFVCVDGPEFDGHLVDFHELQNRQHAYSRQEQQAMEQPHRCRLERTESALLRDEHRRTPA comes from the coding sequence ATGAACACTATTCTTCGAACGTCCACCCTCGCGCCCGGCATTCATGATCTGCATGTCCAGTCCCCGCGCATCGCCCGCAAATGCCGCCCAGGGCAGTTTCTCATGCTGCGCCTGTATGAAGGCGGCGAACGCATTCCCCTGACCATTGCCGACTCCGACCCGGTTGAGGGCTGGTTGCGTCTGATCGTGCAGACGGTGGGGCGAACAACCAGGGAACTGGTTCTTCTGAAACCGGGCGAGAAGATCCTCGATCTTGCCGGCCCGCTGGGGCATCCCACCGAGATCGCCTTCAGGGGCACCGTGGTCTGTGTGGCGGGCGGCATCGGAGCCGCACCGATCCTGCCCATCGCCCGTGCCCTGAAGGCCGTTGGCAACCGTGTGATCGTGATCCTGGGCGCGCGCAACGCGGCGCAGATGATCCTGCAGAAGGAACTGGAGCTCTGCAGCGACCGGCTTCTGCTGTGCAGCGACGATGGCAGTGCAGGTCTGCCCGGTCAGGTCACCGCAGTCCTGGAACCCATGCTGCGGTCCGACTCACGTCCCGATCAGGTCCTGGCCATCGGCCCGGTGGCCATGATGGCAGCCGTCAGTGAAATGACCCGCGCACTGGCCATCCCCACGATCGTCAGTCTCAACGCCACCATGGTGGACGGCACCGGCATGTGCGGCGGGTGTCGGGTAAGCATTGGCTCAACTACCCGTTTCGTCTGTGTCGACGGACCCGAATTCGACGGGCATCTGGTGGATTTCCACGAATTGCAGAACCGGCAGCATGCCTACTCCAGGCAGGAGCAACAGGCCATGGAGCAACCCCATCGCTGTCGTCTCGAGCGCACCGAGTCCGCCCTGTTGCGCGATGAGCATCGGAGGACCCCGGCATGA
- a CDS encoding SRPBCC family protein yields MGWTTRDQIFETSFDLRLPLAQVFDFFADAGNLERITPDKLSFQIVSPQPIEMRDGALIDYRLSLMGVPFTWRTRITRWDPPRQFEDTQLAGPYRKWVHTHSFSEHDGLTTISDRVVYQLPFWPLGQLGLPFVRRQVRQIFRFREQAIRAWFQQTEAR; encoded by the coding sequence ATGGGCTGGACCACACGCGACCAGATCTTCGAGACATCATTTGACCTGCGCCTGCCACTGGCCCAGGTATTTGACTTCTTCGCCGACGCCGGCAACCTGGAACGGATCACACCGGACAAACTGTCTTTCCAGATCGTCTCGCCGCAGCCCATCGAGATGCGCGACGGTGCCTTGATTGACTATCGCCTGAGTCTGATGGGAGTCCCGTTCACGTGGCGTACCAGGATCACGCGCTGGGATCCGCCCCGCCAGTTCGAGGACACACAGCTGGCCGGTCCGTACCGCAAGTGGGTGCACACCCACTCCTTCAGCGAGCACGACGGCCTCACCACGATCAGTGATCGGGTCGTGTATCAACTGCCGTTCTGGCCGCTTGGCCAGCTGGGATTGCCCTTTGTGCGCCGCCAGGTACGGCAGATCTTCCGCTTCCGCGAGCAGGCCATTCGCGCCTGGTTCCAGCAGACTGAGGCTCGCTGA
- a CDS encoding chromophore lyase CpcT/CpeT — MRLLTLFLLAATQCPASQARPPALDLLVHLMSGSFSSQDQALQDSSYFDIRLEMAPVFPEREDGHWLYVEQAVAEHLDRPYRQRVYHVESTEQGFISAVFEIPDPLRFAGDFASARPLAGLTPDSLSAREGCAVILTQQADSLFAGSTPGKECLSSLRGATWASSQVEIGPGWITSWDRGYDAEDQQVWGAEKGPYLFLRVPSAVGAEN, encoded by the coding sequence ATGCGCCTGCTGACCCTTTTCCTGCTTGCGGCAACCCAATGCCCGGCAAGCCAGGCCCGACCCCCCGCCCTGGACCTGTTGGTGCACTTGATGTCCGGTTCATTCAGCAGCCAGGATCAGGCACTGCAGGACAGCAGTTACTTCGACATCCGGCTGGAAATGGCCCCGGTTTTTCCCGAGCGCGAGGATGGCCATTGGCTTTACGTGGAACAGGCCGTGGCCGAGCATCTGGACCGCCCCTATCGCCAGCGCGTGTACCACGTGGAATCCACGGAGCAGGGATTCATCAGCGCGGTCTTCGAGATTCCCGACCCACTGCGGTTCGCCGGGGACTTCGCCAGCGCCAGGCCCCTGGCGGGACTCACGCCTGATTCGCTGAGTGCACGCGAGGGCTGCGCCGTGATCCTGACCCAGCAGGCGGACTCTCTGTTTGCCGGCAGCACCCCGGGCAAGGAGTGTCTCAGCAGCCTGCGTGGCGCCACCTGGGCCAGTTCACAGGTCGAGATCGGTCCGGGATGGATCACAAGCTGGGACAGAGGGTACGACGCCGAAGACCAGCAGGTCTGGGGAGCCGAAAAGGGCCCCTACCTGTTTCTGCGTGTGCCATCCGCGGTCGGTGCGGAAAACTGA
- a CDS encoding HAMP domain-containing histidine kinase has product MVMSLDSIEQQAPEDGLHGTASRLRPLPIALLVAGIYTIASVVYIRVSSSIAARLSHSVAEMQAIEQYKGIFFVLVTGLLLFVIAWLLLNALRRRDEELLRNRNVLISSERVAIAGIFASSMAHDVNNILTAIQGNLELLMEYGSPDPTHRTMLADAYQAGERLGQVSRRLMHSARSHTPGQITNLDLVPIIQEAADFAHSHQKVRQRHVSLELPDTCVMPVNAPMVTRSLLNLIINAADATAPGGRIQVVLDVQEKEVVLQVHDDGPGIPGHQLERIFEPFFTSKEDGNGLGLLSVRSCAQEHGGRVLYRQSPLGGACFELYLACNSALTPQSA; this is encoded by the coding sequence ATGGTCATGTCTCTCGATTCGATCGAACAACAGGCTCCCGAAGACGGCCTTCACGGTACGGCATCCCGTCTGAGGCCGCTGCCCATCGCGCTTCTCGTGGCGGGCATCTATACCATCGCAAGCGTGGTCTACATTCGGGTTTCCAGTTCGATCGCGGCCCGTCTGTCCCATTCGGTGGCCGAAATGCAGGCGATCGAACAGTACAAGGGCATCTTCTTCGTACTGGTCACGGGCCTTCTGCTGTTCGTGATCGCCTGGCTGCTGCTGAATGCCCTGCGCCGGCGCGATGAGGAACTGCTGCGCAATCGCAACGTGCTCATCTCAAGCGAGCGTGTGGCCATCGCGGGTATCTTCGCGTCGTCCATGGCACACGATGTCAACAACATCCTCACCGCCATCCAGGGCAATCTGGAACTGCTGATGGAGTACGGCTCACCGGACCCCACCCATCGGACCATGCTGGCCGATGCCTACCAGGCCGGTGAACGACTGGGTCAGGTTTCCCGCCGGTTGATGCACTCCGCGCGCAGCCATACTCCCGGGCAGATCACCAACCTGGATCTGGTACCCATCATCCAGGAAGCGGCGGACTTCGCCCATTCGCACCAGAAAGTCCGCCAGCGCCATGTGTCACTCGAGTTGCCCGACACATGCGTCATGCCCGTGAATGCCCCCATGGTGACTCGCTCCCTGCTGAACCTGATCATCAATGCGGCGGATGCAACAGCTCCCGGGGGGCGCATCCAGGTGGTGCTGGATGTCCAGGAAAAGGAGGTCGTTCTGCAGGTGCACGACGACGGCCCCGGGATTCCCGGCCATCAGCTCGAGCGGATCTTCGAACCCTTCTTCACGTCCAAGGAAGACGGGAATGGCCTGGGCTTGCTGTCCGTGCGCAGTTGCGCCCAGGAACACGGGGGGCGGGTCCTGTATCGCCAATCCCCTCTGGGCGGTGCCTGTTTCGAACTGTATCTGGCATGCAACAGCGCTCTGACGCCCCAGTCGGCGTAA
- a CDS encoding DUF1499 domain-containing protein, with product MLSACSGHRPALDGPGAPRLTPCVRTTNCVCSDDTGRASEIEPFVIQGNAELAWETLRSALTSATRTRITDETPRYLRAECRSFLFRFVDDLEFQLRPDEDGEGGLIAVRSSARVGISDLGVNRRRVEGYRQILQRAGVVEPSSTP from the coding sequence ATGCTCAGCGCCTGCTCGGGTCACCGCCCGGCTCTGGACGGCCCCGGCGCCCCGCGTCTCACACCCTGTGTGCGCACCACCAACTGCGTCTGCAGCGACGACACCGGACGCGCGTCGGAGATTGAACCCTTCGTGATCCAGGGCAATGCCGAGCTGGCGTGGGAAACCCTGCGCTCGGCTCTGACCAGTGCCACACGCACGCGCATCACGGACGAAACGCCGCGCTACCTGCGCGCCGAGTGCCGTAGTTTCCTGTTCCGATTCGTCGACGACCTGGAATTCCAGCTTCGTCCCGACGAGGATGGTGAAGGCGGCCTGATCGCCGTGCGCTCCTCGGCCCGGGTGGGCATTTCGGATCTGGGGGTCAACCGGCGTCGAGTGGAAGGCTATCGCCAGATCCTGCAGCGAGCCGGAGTCGTGGAGCCGTCGTCCACACCCTGA
- a CDS encoding DUF84 family protein, with protein sequence MKHDAVRLACERLFPAQVLELQAVEASSGVPEQPWGDGETRQGALNRASGALAALPGAWLGIGQEGGVVETPAGLLACAWFAVTDGTRIGEGRSASFPLPPALERLVRSGMELGHAVDQVFGRENSKQQEGAIGLLSAGALGRRELYAQGLLMALLPFLPESPYPRLKSEIPHP encoded by the coding sequence GTGAAACACGACGCGGTACGCCTGGCCTGCGAGCGCCTGTTTCCCGCCCAGGTGCTGGAGCTGCAGGCCGTGGAGGCGTCCTCGGGCGTGCCCGAACAACCCTGGGGCGACGGCGAGACACGTCAGGGGGCACTCAATCGTGCGAGCGGCGCTCTGGCGGCCCTGCCCGGAGCCTGGCTGGGAATCGGCCAGGAAGGCGGAGTGGTGGAAACTCCGGCAGGCCTGCTGGCCTGTGCCTGGTTCGCCGTCACCGACGGCACCCGGATCGGCGAGGGCCGCAGCGCGTCCTTTCCTCTTCCTCCCGCACTGGAACGCCTCGTGCGCTCCGGCATGGAACTGGGCCACGCGGTGGACCAGGTTTTTGGCCGCGAGAACAGCAAACAGCAGGAAGGTGCCATCGGCCTGCTGAGCGCGGGTGCCCTGGGGCGCCGAGAACTGTATGCCCAGGGCCTGCTGATGGCGCTGTTGCCTTTTCTGCCTGAATCACCCTACCCAAGGCTCAAGTCGGAGATCCCCCACCCATGA
- a CDS encoding nucleotidyltransferase family protein: MNASSDTPASACVIVCAAGQSRRHPGKLLRPVNGRPALLHTMDALAGHNLPLVVVIPAESAELASLLADWITAHPEERVTIATNPDAAMGLAHTIRLGLATAPDTEWLGLCNGDRCFLASPTLDAILETLSTRRSGILLPVDAATPGIPGHPVFFNREFRAELDGLEGDEGARALFQRHPDAVWRLELEDRGLWLDMDRWLDSGGERSGSAHE; encoded by the coding sequence ATGAACGCGTCCAGTGACACACCGGCATCGGCCTGCGTGATCGTCTGCGCCGCCGGCCAGAGTCGTCGCCACCCGGGCAAGCTGCTGCGCCCCGTGAATGGGCGACCGGCGCTGCTGCATACGATGGATGCTCTGGCCGGGCACAACCTGCCGCTGGTGGTGGTGATTCCTGCGGAGTCCGCTGAGCTGGCCTCGCTGCTGGCCGACTGGATCACGGCCCACCCGGAAGAGCGAGTGACCATTGCAACCAACCCGGATGCGGCTATGGGCCTGGCACACACGATTCGCCTGGGCTTGGCCACGGCCCCGGATACGGAATGGCTGGGCCTCTGCAACGGCGATCGGTGTTTCCTCGCCTCACCCACGCTTGACGCCATTCTCGAAACCCTGAGCACACGCCGATCCGGCATCCTGCTTCCCGTGGATGCCGCCACTCCCGGGATTCCGGGCCATCCCGTCTTCTTCAATCGGGAGTTCCGAGCCGAGCTGGATGGTCTTGAAGGAGACGAGGGCGCGCGCGCACTGTTCCAGCGCCACCCCGACGCCGTGTGGCGTCTGGAACTCGAGGACCGCGGCCTCTGGCTGGACATGGATCGCTGGCTGGACAGCGGTGGCGAGCGATCAGGATCCGCGCATGAGTGA
- a CDS encoding EF2563 family selenium-dependent molybdenum hydroxylase system protein: protein MSDNTPQRALSLAWRETAADCRIWVRGAGELGSACAWVLSRAGFPVVLSELPRPLAIRRRVCFSEALYETRARVEGQSALLCASTDEAERLLRDPGADLPILCNAHESARALAPRILVDARMLKQKLPDQRSLASLVIGLGPGFSAGTNCHRAIETMRGHTLGRVLDEGAPLPDTGIPGRLGGESSRRVLHAPLAGTVYWTCELGDRVHEGQTLGQLDGQPLLSPLSGQVRGLLRHGTRVEAGCKLADIDPRDSGVNPDLISDKALCVARGTLEAVMCWLTHASPQSNSGIVAP from the coding sequence ATGAGTGACAACACTCCACAGAGGGCGCTGTCCTTGGCATGGCGGGAAACGGCCGCCGACTGCCGCATCTGGGTGCGCGGGGCGGGCGAGCTGGGCAGCGCCTGCGCCTGGGTCCTGTCCCGGGCAGGCTTCCCGGTCGTGCTGAGCGAACTGCCCCGGCCCCTCGCGATCCGTCGTCGGGTGTGCTTCAGCGAGGCGCTGTACGAAACTCGCGCCCGTGTGGAAGGCCAGTCGGCCCTCCTCTGTGCCAGTACGGACGAAGCGGAGCGCCTGCTGCGGGATCCCGGCGCAGACTTGCCCATCCTCTGCAACGCCCATGAATCGGCACGCGCACTGGCTCCACGCATTCTGGTGGACGCCCGCATGCTCAAGCAGAAATTGCCGGATCAGCGCTCGCTGGCCAGTCTGGTCATCGGGCTGGGACCTGGCTTCAGCGCCGGAACCAACTGCCACAGGGCCATCGAAACCATGCGCGGACACACTCTGGGACGGGTGCTCGACGAAGGGGCCCCCTTGCCCGACACGGGCATTCCGGGACGCCTGGGCGGCGAATCGTCCAGACGGGTGCTGCATGCCCCCTTGGCGGGCACCGTATACTGGACCTGTGAGCTGGGAGATCGGGTACACGAAGGCCAGACTCTGGGCCAGCTGGACGGCCAGCCACTGCTCTCGCCGCTTTCCGGCCAGGTGCGGGGCCTGTTGCGTCACGGCACCCGGGTCGAGGCTGGCTGCAAGCTGGCCGACATCGACCCGCGGGATTCCGGCGTCAACCCCGACCTGATCTCGGACAAGGCACTCTGCGTCGCTCGCGGCACACTGGAGGCCGTGATGTGTTGGCTGACCCACGCCAGTCCGCAATCCAACAGTGGCATCGTAGCGCCGTAG